The Ornithodoros turicata isolate Travis chromosome 7, ASM3712646v1, whole genome shotgun sequence genome includes a region encoding these proteins:
- the LOC135400153 gene encoding uncharacterized protein LOC135400153: MDDGSISISSSQLQSMVLSAPCLFKETTSRLRRSFSSPSLASGLVKLRVDVQDHDEYRLENAYQSDDLGEEPQDARLDTREVCLEDQVDTQSSTSSVGDSSNVAAANCCTAEVLQDGFSEGQKPLDAWSVSTSDRGVVHQAEPTAPWTDVLSFWGSVSPCSSTGGTKNVLLSGSSESSKNNPSEGSEHSSFFASTEGIPMGFQGDCNDGVTNPTCSFWKDNPVNLGSEEGLEHLQGCGELCLTPPGSFYENSEDQKVVEPAEQILARRALQECCVVVEHSTVSLMGSSSPIVDADEAKGDGDCAKELMKTSKTTCKLIPRLFKGKRN; this comes from the coding sequence ATGGACGATGGCTCTATAAGCATTTCCTCGAGCCAGCTGCAGAGTATGGTTCTCTCGGCTCCCTGTCTCTTCAAAGAGACTACGTCGAGGCTCAGACGGTCTTTTTCTTCGCCAAGCCTCGCCAGCGGATTGGTGAAACTCCGAGTAGACGTGCAAGATCACGATGAGTATCGTCTGGAAAACGCCTACCAGAGTGACGACCTCGGTGAGGAACCCCAAGATGCACGGCTGGATACCCGGGAAGTATGCCTGGAAGATCAAGTAGACACTCAGAGTAGCACCTCCTCAGTCGGTGATAGCTCTAACGTTGCAGCAGCAAACTGCTGTACAGCAGAGGTCCTACAGGACGGTTTCTCAGAAGGGCAGAAGCCACTAGACGCGTGGTCTGTGAGTACAAGCGACAGAGGTGTGGTGCACCAGGCTGAACCTACAGCCCCATGGACCGACGTTCTGTCTTTTTGGGGGAGCGTGTCACCGTGTAGCAGCACGGGAGGGACAAAGAACGTCTTACTCTCCGGGAGTTCGGAATCGAGCAAAAATAACCCATCGGAAGGCTCGGAGCATAGCTCCTTCTTCGCGTCTACTGAAGGGATTCCAATGGGATTCCAAGGCGACTGCAATGACGGAGTTACGAACCCGACTTGCTCATTCTGGAAGGACAATCCAGTGAATCTCGGGTCTGAGGAAGGACTTGAGCATCTTCAAGGCTGTGGCGAGCTGTGCCTGACTCCGCCGGGAAGCTTTTACGAAAATAGCGAGGACCAAAAAGTGGTAGAACCCGCGGAGCAAATTCTAGCACGGCGAGCTCTTCAAGAGTGCTGTGTGGTCGTCGAACATTCCACAGTTTCACTAATGGGAAGCAGTTCGCCGATTGTTGACGCGGACGAGGCCAAAGGGGACGGGGATTGCGCCAAAGAACTGATGAAAACGAGCAAGACTACGTGTAAGCTGATCCCGCGGCTTTTCAAAGGAAAACGGAATTAA